A single genomic interval of Dysidea avara chromosome 8, odDysAvar1.4, whole genome shotgun sequence harbors:
- the LOC136263647 gene encoding ubiquitin carboxyl-terminal hydrolase CYLD-like: MYGGIEMDEVIQDASDGFCDGMKYFESQPGRGIFQLLLSLKPDQRTVTKNELVPKEPAAQHLQLTHHKHQWMNYAKRFAHRICQMGLSYDNNVEENNEDEYLPSLQLHSNERFANKIECSVNSPTLKAYKFEVGSAVQYGNPVRYGTIKKLMMSPGCSQQCASVEWELGGCGEIQISELQPDGRFIVDVNDTTGQLNPLEAMLYIYDEKELLVVPPEKFDVRKHTETKGIQGCHNSCYLDATLYGLFAFSDAFDFVLLDMVTTGGEEQHLQKMLKNKIVYPLRVVGVVIQDSIQVFRTHLADLQKMKGYTSDEKDPEEFLNLLFKHILHLDPFVHIRRPSGIDQEFLIQLFVEPIEGVSVVYTQELLTKMFLGQDISFVKYPSRLLLQMPRYGKRFKSFQSIIPSLELDIKELCKSKSGQCFMCNNTSSYVCNDCNNEPSLQASKKLFFCDNCSFLWHNHPNRQSHRPHQLKSTGTDDDFDTGKLQLLSVLCIETSHYVCFTRVTENDWVFFDSMAERLDSGYNLPKVTVCTQLLQEYVYGKKDISEVPSKSLPELVRRFVEDAYMCIYVDLDGVMYQ; encoded by the exons ATGTATGGTGGCATAGAAATG GATGAAGTTATTCAGGATGCCAGTGATGGATTTTGTGATGGTATGAAATATTTTGAATCACAGCCAGGAAGAGGAATATTTCAACTGTTATTGTCACTTAAACCTGACCAAAGAA ccgTGACAAAAAATGAATTAGTACCAAAGGAACCTGCAGCTCAGCATTTACAACTAACTCATCATAAACATCAATGGATGAACTATGCAAAGAGATTTGCACATAGAATCTGTCAAATGGGGCTTTCATATGATAATAATGTG GAAGAAAATAATGAAGATGAATACCTTCCAAGTTTACAGTTGCATTCTAATGAAAGATTTGCCAACAAGATTGAAT GCTCAGTAAATTCACCTACTTTAAAAGCATACAAATTTGAAGTAGGCTCTGCAGTCCAGTATGGTAATCCAGTACGATATGGAACGATAAAGAAATTGATGATGTCTCCAGGTTGTAGTCAACAATGTGCAAGTGTTGAATGG GAACTGGGTGGGTGTGGTGAAATTCAAATTTCTGAGCTACAACCTGATGGCAGATTTATTGTTGATGTAAATGATACAACAGGACAGCTAAACC CATTAGAAGCCATGCTGTATATTTATGATGAAAAAGAGCTACTGGTTGTTCCTCCTGAGAAATTTGATGTACGTAAACATACTGAAACTAAGGGAATTCAAGGCTGTCATAATTCCTGTTACCTTGATGCTACTTTATATGGACTGTTTGCTTTCTCTGATGCCTTTGATTTTGTGTTGTTGGATATGGTCACTACTGGTGGTGAAGAACAACATCTACAAAAGATGCTTAAAAACAAAATAGTCTACCCTCTTAGAGT GGTAGGTGTTGTGATACAAGATTCTATTCAAGTGTTCAGAACACATTTAGCAGACTTGCAAAAGATGAAAGGTTACACTAGTGATGAAAAAG ATCCTGAAGAGTTTTTGAATTTGTTGTTTAAGCACATTCTTCACTTGGACCCATTTGTACATATCAG ACGACCATCTGGTATTGATCAAGAGTTTTTAATCCAGTTATTTGTGGAACCGATTGAAGGAGTATCTGTCGTATACACTCAAGAGCTGTTAACTAAGATGTTTCTTGGACAAGATATCAGTTTTGTGAAG TATCCATCAAGGTTACTGTTACAAATGCCTCGGTATGGCAAACGGTTCAAgtcatttcaaagcattattccTTCATTAGAGTTGGATATTAAGGAATTATGTAAATCTA AAAGTGGACAGTGCTTTATGTGTAACAATACAAGCAGTTATGTTTGTAATGATTGCAATAATGAACCAAGTTTACAAGCAAGCAAGAAACTGTTTTTTTGTGACAATTGTTCATTTCTCTGGCATAATCATCCTAACAGACAGAGCCATAGACCTCACCAGTTGAAGTCCACTGGAACAGATGATGATTTTGATACTGGAAAACTACAACTACTCTCTGTGTTGTGTATAGAAACTAGTCACTATGTTTGTTTTACTAGAGTGACTGAAAATGATTGGGTGTTTTTTGACAGTATGGCTGAGAGACTAG ATAGTGGGTATAATCTTCCTAAAGTTACAGTTTGTACTCAGTTGTTACAAGAATATGTTTATGGTAAGAAGGACATCAGTGAAGTGCCATCCAAAAGTCTACCAGAACTAGTTCGTCGATTTGTTGAGGATGCTTATATGTGTATTTATGTTGATCTTGATGGAGTAATGTATCAGTAA